From a single Aspergillus puulaauensis MK2 DNA, chromosome 2, nearly complete sequence genomic region:
- a CDS encoding glycoside hydrolase family 134 protein (CAZy:GH134;~COG:S;~EggNog:ENOG410Q2UH;~SECRETED:SignalP(1-13)) yields MKFLFAFLPLALAVPHGPSMQRREGDDRGNYTVSGLGARKQEITAAGGTSQDLSIAMLETDGMTTDYTYGDGKTGDATNFGIFKQNWMMLRTSTSQFEGLAVADVDQGAVLNSDLAADITARHESEEHYGYTTWCAGHRNGASGLDNPNTDDIATYQSAIEWIQQQIDSNEQYLSDDTRFWVDVTAI; encoded by the exons ATGAAGTTCCTTTTTGCATTCCTTCCTCTCGCTCTTGCGGTTCCTCACGGACCATCAATGCAGCGTCGAGAGGGCGATGATCGTGGCAACTATACTGTCAGTGGCCTGGGAGCTCGCAAACAGGAGATCACGGCCGCCGGCGGCACCTCTCAGGATCTTTCCATTGCCATGCTGGAGAC TGATGGCATGACTACTGACTACACCTATG GGGACGGAAAGACCGGAGACGCAACCAACTTCGGCATCTTCAAGCAGAATTGGATGATGCTCCGTACCTCAACTAGCCAGTTCGAAGGTTTAGCTGTGGCTGATGTAGACCAGGGTGCCGTCTTGAA CTCGGACCTCGCAGCTGATATCACTGCTCGCCATGAGAGCGAGGAACACTACGGATACACCACCTGGTGCGCAGGCCACCGCAATGGGGCCAGTGGCCTGGACAACCCCAACACCGATGACATTGCCA CATATCAATCCGCCATCGAGTGGATTCAGCAACAGATCGACAGCAATGAGCAGTATCTCTCTGATGACACCCGCTTCTGGGTGGATGTCACTGCAATCTAA
- a CDS encoding uncharacterized protein (COG:S;~EggNog:ENOG410PXSF) codes for MADHHEHEGAASHTVETGQGGHEERQQVRSATPGQSQSQGLDFQPDYNALVERVKQLTEERNYFRASFQASATKLRSVTSQNRGFPQVDDSYLVNRVEALRTQIWSVSMSYFGDERARAKHESEPVFIHWMKHRMQRDLQLESFVESAEHRPMLAESFIWSKIVFSVFGQFWWAGDYGRHLRFPYGAIREQFSPTVEDFQAFQRWSATTTSIIQQARMKAETAGELWGSEETEIAKNNLIAQIRACLMPCRTTLRRGLKEALHDIVDEAIKVDELISSQLARFEWLFHQPGTPEFISSQAQFKDGGEIMTGQAAAEATIALCPGLAKRGRSTGEEFDKVVILLPMKASREAPPPIPAENRAD; via the exons ATGGCCGATCATCATGAACATGAAGGTGCCGCGTCGCACACCGTCGAAACAGGACAGGGCGGCCACGAAGAAAGACAGCAGGTGCGGTCAGCCACACCAGGTCAGAGTCAAAGCCAGGGCCTTGACTTCCAACCGGACTACAACGCTCTGGTAGAGCGCGTGAAGCAGCTGACGGAGGAGCGAAACTACTTTCGCGCCAGTTTCCAGGCCTCTGCCACGAAACTGCGCAGCGTCACTTCTCAGAACCGGGGGTTCCCTCAGGTGGACGACAGCTACCTGGTGAATCGGGTCGAGGCCCTCCGAACGCAGATATGGAGTGTGTCCATGTCGTACTTTGGCGACGAAAGGGCAAGGGCGAAGCATGAATCAGAACCCGTTTTCATCCACTGGATGAAGCACAGGATGCAGAGGGACTTGCAGCTAGAGTCCTTTGTGGAGTCGGCGGAGCACCGTCCTATGCTCGCTGAGTCTTTTATCTGGAGTAAAATTGTATTCAGCGTGTTTGGGCAGTTCTGGTGGGCAGGCGACTACGGGAGACATCTTCGGTTCCCTTATGGGGCTATCAGGGAGC AATTTTCGCCCACGGTCGAGGATTTCCAGGCCTTCCAGAGATGGTCAGCTACCACCACGAGCATCATACAACAGGCGCGAATGAAAGCCGAGACTGCTGGCGAGCTTTGGGGGAGCGAAGAGACAGAGATAGCAAAGAACAACCTGATCGCACAGATTCGCGCATGCCTTATGCCATGCCGCACGACCTTGCGCAGGGGGCTCAAAGAAGCCCTTCACGACATCGTGGACGAGGCCATTAAAGTTGACGAACTGATTAGTTCACAACTTGCAAGGTTCGAATGGCTGTTCCATCAGCCGGGGACTCCGGAATTCATTTCGAGCCAGGCGCAGTTTAAAGACGGGGGCGAGATCATGACGGGGCAGGCTGCTGCAGAGGCCACGATCGCCCTTTGTCCCGGCTTAGCCAAGCGAGGCCGTTCAACTGGAGAGGAATTCGACAAGGTGGTCATTCTCCTGCCGATGAAGGCATCCCGAGAAGCTCCACCTCCGATTCCAGCTG AGAACAGGGCGGACTGA
- a CDS encoding Hsp70 family protein (COG:O;~EggNog:ENOG410PKJN;~InterPro:IPR013126,IPR043129) translates to MPRDDGDGFMTRSSEVRKEGKFRGLMNRLRKEQNAAFHNCLIIGLDFGTTYSGASWITMADFGKDDINIVTRWPGTTHEEAKTPTRLYYEFEGDRPQWGFQVPAHLDAIEWFKLLLLRDEDMWESLRASDHIMRTRRMLRESRKTAQDCVADYLRALWEHTLAEILKVRKKYLIEALQFHVVLTVPAIWKDYARTSMTEAARKAGILDPRRAGETTLTFAPEPEAAALASLIEREGRLDSEDVYLICDAGGGTVDVITYKIGSTMPLRLHEAVEGAGNVCGGIFIDEDFKIQLRNRLGRKFSMLSAVDINRILKAEWEYSIKPQYSKRNGKAEYLVSLKKTPLTGPDLNDTRPGLPPIRDGYIHFSNSNIGQAFTNTAVPGLEELLDSQIKKAKNKGLKVKGIILAGGLGSSRFLYEHLEQRYSGGGIEIWQSTPDRTRTAICRGAILKGLMDAPLENRVEDYTTPGVLSTVSRVSIGVPANRPWDPSIHSKQDKWYDEQEGTYKARRQMDWYLKKGEDVAKAHPIREEYYRLYEDEDEFYASNFSVTIYQHDGDTPPVRWSERLSELCTITGKLRGCDYSELEDFKGKGGKWYKRFDYALEMVPSGASTQFTIYYGKSRIGSEHAEVQYQ, encoded by the exons ATGCCGAGGGACGATGGAGACGGGTTCATGACGCGGTCGTCGGAGGTGCGAAAGGAAGGGAAGTTCAGGGGACTCATGAACAGGCTGAGAAAAGAGCAAAATGCTGCATTCCATAACTGCCTTATCATCGGCCTCGACTTTGGAACAAC GTACTCTGGCGCGTCGTGGATCACGATGGCGGATTTTGGCAAGGACGATATCAACATCGTCACGCGATGGCCAGGGACGACACACGAGGAAGCCAAGACACCCACCAGACTGTATTACGAGTTCGAAGGCGACAGGCCGCAGTGGGGATTCCAAGTCCCAGCCCATCTGGACGCCATTGAGTGGTTCAAGCTGTTACTCCTTCGCGACGAGGATATGTGGGAGTCGCTGAGGGCCTCGGACCACATAATGCGCACCAGAAGGATGCTTCGCGAGAGTCGCAAGACCGCGCAGGACTGCGTTGCTGACTATCTGCGTGCTTTATGGGAGCATACGCTCGCCGAGATCCTGAAGGTGCGCAAGAAGTACCTGATCGAGGCGCTGCAGTTCCATGTTGTCCTCACCGTCCCAGCCATCTGGAAGGACTACGCCCGAACCTCGATGACAGAGGCAGCCAGGAAGGCTGGAATCCTGGATCCCCGGAGGGCTGGCGAAACGACTCTGACCTTCGCGCCTGAGCCTGAGGCGGCAGCCCTGGCATCTCTTATTGAGCGCGAGGGTCGCCTCGACAGTGAAGACGTCTACTTGATCTGCGATGCTGGGGGTGGAACTGTGGATGTCATTACCTATAAAATTGGAAGCACAATGCCACTGCGACTTCATGAAGCAGTAGAGGGTGCCG GCAACGTCTGCGGCGGCATATTCATCGACGAGGACTTTAAAATCCAGCTGAGAAACCGCCTTGGTCGGAAGTTCTCGATGCTCAGTGCAGTTGATATCAATCGGATTTTAAAGGCGGAATGGGAGTATTCCATCAAGCCACAGTATTCAAAAAGAAATGGTAAAGCTGAATACCTTGTCTCCCTCAAGAAGACTCCCCTCACGGGGCCGGACCTCAACGACACCAGACCAGGCTTGCCGCCTATAAGGGACGGCTACATTCACTTCTCCAA CTCGAACATTGGGCAGGCATTCACCAACACTGCCGTCCCTGGACTTGAGGAGCTTCTCGACAGCCAGATTAAAAAGGCAAAAAATAAAGGCCTCAAGGTAAAG GGCATTATTCTCGCCGGTGGTCTCGGCTCCAGCCGCTTCTTGTATGAACATTTGGAACAGCGATATTCCGGTGGCGGAATCGAGATATGGCAGTCTACCCCTGACAGAAC GCGCACTGCTATCTGTCGCGGGGCCATCCTCAAAGGGCTTATGGACGCCCCCCTGGAAAACCGGGTCGAAGATTACACCACCCCCGGTGTCCTTTCCACTGTCTCCAGGGTGAGTATAGGCGTTCCTGCGAACAGGCCATGGGACCCTTCAATACACAGCAAACAGGATAAATGGTACGATGAGCAAGAGGGTACCTACAAGGCTCGACGCCAAATGGACTGGTATCTTAAAAAG GGAGAAGACGTTGCTAAAGCACACCCCATCCGCGAGGAGTACTATCGCCTAtacgaggacgaggatgaattcTATGCCAGCAATTTCAGTGTCACTATTTACCAACATGACGGCGATACTCCGCCTGTGAGGTGGAGCGAACGGCTCAGCGAGTTATGCACAATCACCGGGAAACTCCGGGGCTGTGATTATAGTGAGCTTGAGGacttcaagggcaagggGGGTAAATGGTATAAGCGATTTGACTATGCCCTTGAGATGGTCCCATCCGGTGCGTCCACACAGTTTACAATCTATTATGGGAAGAGCAGAATCGGGTCAGAGCACGCGGAGGTTCAATACCAATAG
- a CDS encoding uncharacterized protein (COG:S;~EggNog:ENOG410Q21N;~TransMembrane:6 (o6-23i35-57o96-115i127-147o167-192i204-226o)), translating to MVKAAEAWAWVGVVLAVAVLRYVSRALQLGSLRNLQLEDLAMAVTVIFYILLTVFLIEVDKHGTNGVPPSEFDALDPATFPDRIVGSKMVVAVEQFWLLVVWGCKLCLLLLYSAMTSGLWQHRFVKIIGAICVSSFVLIEILFFAGWCRPFSAYWSIPAKSQQCSVYTNHVIITLAFNVTTDIMIMAIPLPLLIRAKLSLSKKIILCAVFSLGTFVILCSILSKWYSISKPYGMEWIDWYVREAATAVIVTNIPQTWTLCRRLFNWNSFLHHSSYNNNTHARSGNKYSAGSRLYSSTTRLSRFRRGEGSAYKSQLRSTADDPGGSAENFAQDQRLEIWAHRQFDVTNEAAVVVDERRSESVSLSGSTNNSLDFDAVGGQSGPIKTTVTVKQQKD from the exons ATGGTCAAGGCTGCGGAAGCGTGGGCGTGGGTGGGTGTGGTCCTAGCTGTAG CGGTGTTGCGCTATGTCTCCAGGGCGCTACAGCTGGGCAGTCTTCGGAACTTACAACTAGAAGACCTCGCAATGGCCGTGACGGTT ATATTCTACATACTGCTCACCGTTTTTCTGATCGAAGTCGACAAGCATGGCACGAATGGAGTCCCCCCGAGTGAATTCGATGCCCTGGATCCAGCGACTTTCCCGGACCGCATCGTCGGCAGCAAAATGGTCGTTGCGGTCGAGCAGTTCTGGCTGCTTGTCGTCTGGGGATGCAAGTTGTGTCTACTCTTGCTCTACTCGGCTATGAC TTCCGGGCTCTGGCAACACCGCTTCGTCAAGATCATCGGCGCCATCTGCGTCTCGtccttcgtcctcatcgagatcctcttcttcgccggctGGTGCCGTCCCTTCTCGGCCTACTGGTCCATCCCAGCCAAGAGCCAGCAATGCTCTGTCTACACAAACCACGTCATCATCACTCTCGCCTTCAACGTAACAACCGACATCATGATCATGGCCATCCCGCTCCCACTCCTCATCCGCGCGAAActctccctctccaagaaaatcatcctctgcgccgtcttctccctcggCACTttcgtcatcctctgctCCATCCTCTCAAAATGGTACTCCATCTCCAAGCCCTACGGCATGGAATGGATCGACTGGTACGTCCGCGAAGCCGCCACGGCCGTCATCGTCACCAACATCCCGCAGACCTGGACGCTGTGCCGTCGTCTGTTTAACTGGAATTCCTTCCTGCACCACTCATCCTACAACAACAATACCCACGCCCGCAGCGGCAATAAGTATTCCGCCGGTAGTCGTCTGTACAGTTCGACCACCCGGCTCTCGCGGTTTCGGCGCGGCGAAGGCAGTGCGTACAAGTCGCAGCTTCGATCGACGGCGGATGATCCTGGCGGGTCTGCGGAGAACTTCGCGCAGGACCAGCGTCTGGAGATTTGGGCGCATCGCCAGTTCGATGTTACGAATGAGGCGGCGGTCGTGGTTGATGAGCGGCGTAGTGAGAGTGTCAGCCTGAGTGGTAGTACGAATAACAGTCTGGACTTTGACGCTGTAGGGGGGCAGTCTGGCCCGATCAAGACGACGGTGACGGTCAAGCAGCAGAAAGACTAG
- a CDS encoding uncharacterized protein (COG:S;~EggNog:ENOG410PXSF) yields MSDVNMVHRSPQGIEGPPRTTPGGINYEERIPGSYPDGRPSSRPAPNAHHPPNPPPRPGSAGVPPGENSGQRRGGSIPPKRGISTEHGVQFEANTVAIDEWRRLCAQLEREVNEERQKAREAQVTMQGASDDAEHWHEQYREEKKSHEKARAALQKSTEDARYWQVQLQLATEDDNADTAKTRQVRSQLEDSEIITQTQRLRLQIRDFAVLHGECNENNLRVSPEGQAALAKYLHADRNTLGSYVRSGATRPAILKAFIWAFLRSEIFDRYLWAPPSVDEAARSLRLYLEAMDAKHTASVAPEAQQRFHIWRAETSGLILDAKNLKDKRKAEHSHRSAIAKTAQSLAGHLKYITPAKSDKFITSLERLIDSAFSLDQIFSQQVARWSWYFLSSSPCNFDPDMMDMVDCTMQPGPERLVYLTLAPALVKRGRSSGDEFDLAPEVRLQMEVDGHIPGAHPSQNAQNTNTTHSSYAAPPAHVPASHTQTPQTTKLSRVSKGLQTEGASMFKTLKDNWQGKNR; encoded by the exons ATGAGCGATGTCAATATGGTTCATCGCAGCCCTCAAGGCATCGAAGGCCCTCCTAGGACCACTCCCGGGGGAATAAACTACGAAGAAAGAATACCAGGCAGTTATCCAGATGGGAGGCCGTCTTCGCGTCCTGCTCCAAACGCTCATCACCCCCCAAACCCTCCGCCCCGGCCTGGCAGTGCCGGTGTACCACCGGGGGAGAACAGCGGGCAGCGGAGAGGGGGATCTATCCCTCCAAAGCGAGGTATTTCGACGGAACATGGTGTACAGTTCGAAGCAAACACGGTCGCGATCGACGAGTGGCGTAGACTATGCGCTCAGCTCGAGAGAGAGGTGAATGAAGAACGGCAGAAGGCACGGGAGGCCCAGGTCACAATGCAGGGTGCCAGCGACGATGCAGAGCACTGGCACGAACAGTacagggaggagaagaagagccatGAGAAGGCAAGGGCCGCTCTGCAGAAAAGTACAGAGGACGCGAGATATTGGCAGGTCCAGCTCCAGTTGGCAACGGAGGACGACAATGCCGATACAGCGAAGACGCGCCAGGTGCGCAGCCAGCTGGAGGACAGCGAGATCATAACCCAGACCCAGCGTCTGAGACTCCAGATTCGTGACTTTGCAGTGCTGCACGGTGAATGCAATGAGAACAACTTGCGTGTTTCCCCAGAGGGGCAGGCCGCTCTGGCTAAATATCTCCATGCAGACAGGAATACCCTGGGCAGCTACGTTCGGTCTGGTGCTACGCGCCCGGCTATACTCAAGGCGTTCATCTGGGCCTTTCTGCGATCTGAGATCTTTGACCGGTATCTCTGGGCACCGCCGAGCGTGGATGAAGCGGCGAGGTCGTTGCGCCTCTACTTGG AAGCGATGGATGCAAAGCACACGGCTAGCGTAGCTCCAGAGGCACAGCAAAGGTTCCACATATGGAGAGCTGAGACAAGCGGCCTCATACTCGACGCAAAGAATCTTAAGGATAAGAGAAAGGCAGAGCACAGCCATCGAAGCGCCATCGCAAAGACTGCCCAGAGTCTTGCTGGCCACCTGAAATACATAACACCGGCAAAGAGCGACAAGTTTATCACATCTCTCGAGAGGCTCATCGACTCGGCGTTCAGCCTCGACCAGATATTCAGCCAGCAGGTCGCCAGATGGAGCTGGTACTTCCTCTCCTCAAGCCCTTGCAATTTCGACCCGGATATGATGGACATGGTGGACTGCACGATGCAGCCTGGCCCAGAGCGCCTCGTCTACTTGACACTGGCCCCAGCTCTCGTCAAGCGAGGCCGGTCTTCTGGTGACGAGTTCGACCTGGCTCCTGAAGTCCGACTGCAGATGGAAGTTGATGGCCATATTCCAGGTGCACACCCTTCGCAGAATGCGCAGAATACGAACACTACACACTCTTCATACGCTGCGCCCCCCGCGCATGTGCCAGCCTCGCACACGCAGACCCCGCAGACCACGAAACTATCAAGGGTTTCAAAGGGCTTGCAGACAGAAGGGGCCAGTATGTTCAAGACCTTGAAGGATAACTGGCAGGGGAAGAATAGATAA
- the manF gene encoding putative endo-1,4-beta-mannosidase (CAZy:GH5;~COG:G;~EggNog:ENOG410PKKN;~InterPro:IPR017853,IPR001547,IPR018087;~PFAM:PF00150;~SECRETED:SignalP(1-17);~go_function: GO:0004553 - hydrolase activity, hydrolyzing O-glycosyl compounds [Evidence IEA];~go_process: GO:0005975 - carbohydrate metabolic process [Evidence IEA];~go_process: GO:0071704 - organic substance metabolic process [Evidence IEA]) → MKYSLSILATIAPLALATPFARQSGSNPSVDGLNFVIDGETGYFAGTNAYWLPFLTDDADVDLAMGHLAESGLKILRVWGFNDVNTVPSNNATVYFQLHENGASTINTGSNGLQRLDYVVSSAEKEGIKLIIPFVNNWDDYGGMNAYVTAYGGSDQTSWYTDADMQGAYQTYIEAVVSRYADSTAILAWELGNEPRCSSCDTSVINKWATETSAFVKSIDPNHLVTIGDEGMGLNGSSDYPYQTTEGNDFALNLAIPDVDFGTLHLYTADWGVTNNSWGNQWVKDHAAICESIGKPCLFEEYGIKDDHCTDELDWQDTALAATGIAGDLFWQFGDTLSAGETADDHYTVYYGTEDWDCVVTDHVAEIGSGQSARKYIRL, encoded by the exons ATGAAGTACTCTCTATCTATTCTTGCAACCATCGCACCGCTTGCCTTGGCAACTCCTTTTGCCAGACAATCCGGCTCGAACCCTTCAGTCGACGGGCTGAACTTCGTCATTGATGGCGAGACTGGTTATTTTGCTGGAACAAATGCATACTGGTTGCCATTCCTTACCGATGACGCCGACGTCGATCTTGCAATGGGTCATTTGGCGGAATCAGGCCTCAAGATCCTCCGCGTCTGGGGTTTCAACGATGTGAACACCGTCCCCAGCAACAATGCCACTGTCTACTTCCAGCTCCACGAGAACGGCGCTTCCACTATCAACACTGGAAGCAACGGCCTCCAACGTCTGGACTATGTTGTTTCCTCAGCAGAAAAGGAAGGGATTAAGCTGATTATCCCGTTTGTGAACAACTGGGATGATTACGGCGGCATGAATGCCTACGTTACAGCGTATGGCGGCAGCGACCAGACGAGCTGGTATACCGATGCCGATATGCAGGGCGCCTATCAGACCTATATAGAGGCAGTGGTCTCTAGATACGCGGACTCGACTGCAATTCTGGCCTGGGAGCTGGGAAACGAGCCGCGTTGTTCGTCATGCGATACTTCTGTCATCAATAAATGGGCGACAGAGACCAGTGCGTTTGTGAAGTCTATCGATCCCAACCACCTGGTCACTATTGGAGATG AGGGAATGGGCCTTAATGGATCCAGCGATTATCCGTACCAAACCACCGAAGGCAATGACTTTGCTCTCAACCTGGCCATTCCCGACGTCGACTTCGGCACCTTGCATCTGTACACTGCAGACT GGGGGGTGACCAATAACTCCTGGGGAAACCAATGGGTCAAGGACCACGCCGCGATCTGCGAGTCCATTGGCAAGCCGTGCTTGTTTGAAGAGTATGGAATCAAGGATGACCACTGCACCGACGAGTTAGACTGGCAGGATACTGCGCTTGCGGCAACTGGAATCGCAGGTGATTTATTCTGGCAGTTTGGCGATACTCTTAGTGCAGGCGAAACAGCGGATGACCACTACACTGTGTACTACGGCACcgaggactgggactgtGTGGTGACGGACCATGTTGCTGAGATCGGTAGTGGCCAGAGTGCCAGGAAGTATATCCGTCTTTGA
- a CDS encoding Hsp70 family protein (COG:O;~EggNog:ENOG410PKJN;~InterPro:IPR043129) has translation MYGDDHNASWDTMPEVDGLNINERDDVLVVGIDFGTTFSGVAYATRSELQDNHISLVTEWPACGNEEGKAPTELFYEHGDISWGYDVPGDADPVRWFKLLLLKNEDVQEEVRSSEFYLRAKEKLRIEGRRPVELVADYLRLLWEHTQQMIEKSRGPGSLDSLRFHIVITVPAIWKGYARQSMEEAAQLAGLLAPRPIGKTRLSFVLEPEAAGMATLVEPENKRLAQPGDVWLICDAGGGTVDLISYEISSTNPITMKEAVEGTGGLCGGVLIDDAFQGLCRKRLGRRWTLLSANGIKEILTDKWERGYKRQFYPKDDPDQEYPVPIPAEAFDKTGSDDMSQPPYIKKGRIHFRESDIATAYTESFSRIDALVDEQIQRVQQTNRKVKGIILVGGLGSSPYLYRHLKERHAKAGTLVLQSAGMKPRTAICRGAVYKGFLEDQLMGAESDDADWETMKIARINASAPIRVTSTISRYSLGTPYYKMFDPAKDDKNDPYYDWESDEGDYVIRHQIAWYIIKGDDVSTIDPVRHRWNVKLPKDTKGKLATDLVQCDSSHPPDRRDDTVKNLCELKCTLVDKSALKNFTTADGKKRLKSLDFDLEMVPSGASMDFVFYVNDRKQGSSNVTTEYE, from the exons ATGTACGGCGACGACCATAACGCCAGTTGGGACACCATGCCCGAAGTGGACGGCCTGAATATCAACGAAAGAGACGACGTGCTTGTTGTCGGAATCGACTTTGGGACAAC GTTCTCCGGCGTCGCTTACGCAACCAGGAGCGAGCTCCAGGACAACCATATCAGCCTCGTCACAGAATGGCCAGCATGCGGCAATGAGGAGGGCAAGGCTCCCACGGAACTATTCTACGAGCACGGCGACATATCATGGGGCTACGACGTCCCCGGGGACGCGGACCCGGTTCGCTGGTTTaagctcctcctcttgaAGAACGAAGACGTGCAAGAAGAAGTACGGTCATCGGAGTTCTATCTGCGCGCAAAGGAGAAGCTCCGTATTGAGGGGAGACGGCCGGTCGAGTTAGTCGCCGATTACCTGCGCCTCCTGTGGGAACATACCCAGCAGATGATTGAGAAGTCCCGCGGGCCCGGATCCCTGGACAGTTTGCGGTTCCATATTGTCATTACCGTGCCTGCTATCTGGAAGGGATATGCGCGACAGAGCATGGAAGAGGCCGCGCAGTTGGCCGGTCTGTTGGCCCCGCGACCGATCGGGAAGACGCGACTGAGCTTCGTGCTTGAGCCCGAGGCTGCGGGCATGGCTACGCTTGTTGAGCCAGAGAATAAGAGGCTGGCCCAGCCTGGGGACGTCTGGCTTATTTGTGACGCAGGAGGTGGAACCGTG GACCTGATCAGCTATGAGATATCCAGCACTAATCCAATTACAATGAAAGAGGCCGTTGAGGGTACAG GGGGCTTATGTGGGGGCGTACTCATCGATGATGCCTTTCAGGGACTGTGCAGAAAACGACTGGGCAGGCGCTGGACTCTTCTCAGTGCCAACGGGATTAAGGAGATACTGACAGATAAGTGGGAAAGGGGATATAAGCGCCAGTTCTATCCCAAGGATGATCCAGACCAGGAATACCCTGTGCCCATTCCAGCAGAGGCATTTGACAAGACAGGCTCCGACGATATGTCTCAGCCTCCTTATATCAAGAAAGGCCGTATTCATTTCCGAGA ATCGGATATCGCCACTGCCTACACGGAGTCGTTCTCACGCATTGACGCTCTTGTCGATGAGCAGATCCAACGGGTTCAGCAGACGAATCGCAAAGTCAAG GGCATCATCCTTGTTGGTGGCCTAGGTTCCAGCCCCTACCTCTACCGGCACCTGAAGGAGAGGCACGCAAAAGCAGGAACTCTGGTCCTCCAGTCAGCTGGAATGAAGCC ACGAACTGCCATCTGCCGTGGTGCCGTTTACAAGGGCTTCCTCGAAGACCAGCTCATGGGTGCAGAGAGCGACGACGCCGATTGGGAGACCATGAAAATCGCCCGGATCAATGCCTCAGCTCCAATCCGTGTCACATCGACCATCTCGCGCTATAGCCTGGGAACGCCATATTATAAGATGTTCGACCCCGCCAAGGACGACAAGAACGATCCATACTATGACTGGGAGTCTGATGAAGGTGACTATGTGATCAGACACCAGATTGCATGGTACATTATCAAG GGCGATGATGTATCGACAATCGACCCGGTGAGGCACAGGTGGAATGTCAAGTTACCCAAAGACACCAAGGGGAAATTGGCCACGGATCTCGTTCAGTGCGACAGCAGCCATCCCCCTGACCGGCGGGACGACACGGTCAAGAATCTATGTGAGCTCAAGTGTACTCTCGTGGACAAGTCAGCACTCAAGAACTTTACGACCGCTGACGGGAAGAAACGGCTGAAGTCGCTGGACTTTGATCTGGAGATGGTCCCATCGGGGGCATCTATGGATTTTGTTTTCTACGTCAATGATCGCAAGCAGGGTTCGAGTAATGTCACGACCGAGTATGAATAG